One Oscillospiraceae bacterium DNA window includes the following coding sequences:
- the rsmG gene encoding 16S rRNA (guanine(527)-N(7))-methyltransferase RsmG → MLERLQDYLTKQNITPTDEMMNRFQKFSDLLREWNEKINLTAITEPDEIELKHFIDSLTILETGKVQGSMIDIGCGAGFPSFPLKIARPDLDVTLLDSLNKRVLFQNEVIKELNLTDIHTVHSRGEDGGKNPDLREQFDIATARAVSSLPSLIELCIPFVKVGGYFIALKGSSVEEEIAASKKALKELNAEIETVLSFTLPHSEDKRNIVVIKKLAKTLPKYPRNAPKPIKQPL, encoded by the coding sequence ATGTTAGAACGCTTACAGGATTATTTAACAAAGCAAAATATCACCCCGACGGACGAAATGATGAATCGTTTTCAGAAGTTCTCAGATTTGCTCAGAGAATGGAACGAAAAAATCAATTTGACCGCCATTACCGAACCCGATGAAATTGAACTCAAGCATTTCATCGACAGCCTGACCATTTTGGAAACAGGAAAGGTGCAAGGTTCGATGATTGATATCGGATGCGGTGCAGGATTCCCCTCCTTTCCGTTAAAAATCGCACGTCCCGATTTAGACGTCACTTTACTGGATTCGTTAAATAAAAGGGTGCTGTTCCAGAATGAAGTCATCAAGGAATTAAACCTTACCGACATCCACACCGTTCACTCCCGCGGAGAAGACGGTGGCAAAAATCCCGACTTAAGAGAACAGTTTGATATTGCCACTGCAAGAGCAGTTTCCTCTCTTCCCTCGCTGATTGAACTGTGTATCCCCTTTGTGAAGGTGGGCGGATATTTTATTGCTTTAAAAGGTTCCAGTGTGGAAGAGGAAATTGCCGCTTCCAAAAAGGCATTAAAAGAACTGAATGCCGAAATTGAAACGGTACTTTCCTTTACTCTTCCCCACTCGGAAGACAAACGAAACATCGTGGTGATAAAAAAGCTGGCAAAAACCTTGCCAAAATACCCCCGAAACGCCCCAAAACCCATTAAGCAACCGCTATAA